One Dethiosulfovibrio faecalis genomic window carries:
- a CDS encoding diol dehydratase small subunit — translation MTVEINEKLIAEMVRQVLQSGGSQEDGASNSPQETSVKDRKALSKDDYPLAVKRPELLVGPRGKGFDELTLSNIESGNVAFEDFKITPDALEYQAQIAEDDGCHQIAVNLRRAAELTKVPDARVLEIYNAMRPHRSTKSDLLGIADELEKNYGAMVCAELLRETADVYERRKLLKGDLPTE, via the coding sequence ATGACAGTGGAGATCAACGAGAAGCTTATAGCCGAGATGGTCCGTCAGGTCCTACAGAGTGGAGGAAGCCAGGAAGACGGGGCGTCTAATTCGCCTCAGGAAACTTCCGTAAAAGACCGAAAGGCATTGTCCAAGGACGATTACCCTCTGGCGGTTAAAAGGCCGGAGCTTTTGGTCGGGCCCAGAGGCAAGGGGTTTGACGAGCTTACCCTGTCCAATATAGAGAGCGGAAATGTGGCCTTCGAGGACTTCAAGATAACCCCCGATGCCCTGGAATATCAGGCTCAGATAGCCGAGGACGACGGATGCCATCAGATAGCCGTCAACCTTAGAAGGGCCGCGGAGCTAACTAAGGTTCCAGATGCCAGGGTGTTGGAGATATACAACGCCATGAGACCTCATAGATCGACGAAGTCCGATCTTTTGGGAATAGCCGACGAGCTGGAGAAGAACTACGGTGCCATGGTATGTGCCGAGCTTCTTCGGGAGACCGCCGACGTATACGAACGCAGAAAGCTTCTCAAAGGCGATCTGCCTACCGAATAG
- a CDS encoding propanediol/glycerol family dehydratase medium subunit, translating to MINEELVRKVIAEVLQEVGASENVGAASVAARQSVTAVKAGISMEMTEKERATRGTDAREVVVAIPPAFGTEFDATIVDVSLADVLRQVFAGIEEQGLSWRLVRVYHTADVAFIAHQAAKLSGSGVGIGIISRGTTVIHQRDLAPLNNLELFPQSPLLDLETFRAIGRNAGMYAKGEQPVPVATKNDPMARPKFQGIAALLHNKEVKALDRSKSPMELQVRFR from the coding sequence ATGATAAACGAAGAACTGGTCCGTAAAGTCATAGCCGAGGTCCTGCAGGAGGTCGGTGCCTCGGAGAACGTGGGGGCTGCCTCCGTCGCGGCAAGGCAGTCCGTTACCGCCGTAAAGGCCGGAATATCCATGGAGATGACCGAAAAAGAGAGGGCTACCCGTGGAACAGATGCCAGAGAGGTGGTGGTGGCCATACCTCCCGCATTCGGAACCGAATTCGACGCTACCATCGTGGACGTCTCCCTGGCAGACGTGCTCCGTCAGGTCTTTGCCGGGATAGAGGAGCAGGGCCTTTCCTGGAGACTCGTCAGGGTCTATCACACCGCGGACGTGGCGTTCATAGCCCATCAGGCGGCGAAACTCTCCGGGTCGGGAGTCGGTATAGGGATCATATCCAGAGGTACGACCGTCATACATCAGAGAGATCTGGCCCCTCTCAACAACCTGGAGCTATTCCCTCAGTCTCCCCTATTGGATCTGGAGACCTTCAGAGCCATAGGCAGAAACGCCGGTATGTACGCCAAGGGAGAGCAGCCGGTACCGGTGGCTACTAAAAACGATCCTATGGCCAGGCCTAAATTCCAGGGAATAGCCGCACTGCTGCACAACAAGGAAGTCAAGGCACTGGATCGCTCCAAGTCTCCCATGGAGCTTCAGGTCCGATTCAGGTAG